The following are encoded in a window of Catellicoccus marimammalium M35/04/3 genomic DNA:
- a CDS encoding zinc ribbon domain-containing protein, translating to MKKCKKCGTELRDGAEFCSECGAKVKAKKWVPWTIGGVVVVLLGGGIWFFAQNDDAKDITEGEPKQETVASKEEESLEKKLVENPTFLAAAVSWYGSTTQNNEGWDNWKLKTTAVEQWKMDPRCQNTEKGDGYYYAFKAKEERNNFSGYVISKDKHTIYLYSRYSVAEGVPEKPFATITIADLAKKIEEEGKTSEIEKQAKEIKVSGEDKEEKKEEKDPVLELGNKQVELHDYMEKWQKAMGQEYTEAPVDPDEDGIIEMKDVTITNHLDGKEDALLSIEGKFVDVSIVKPSKQGYQVVAAYSGVSENAKKYRYLFVLHDNKPEVLVATLPAAIGETKKGPAINFVPTKNEALPSAFAEIVKTGKAPEAPKKAKNVVNSLEDAKEIYKKALNRDCEEGTEPYPDAPGMGKNGEPIPGEMSSKWKENSDGTYTYFYSVNNGGAIRGHTTIYPDGSVERFTAHNGQFIGGKCTYQDVEDGTAEKKLMGLGDEELANAGING from the coding sequence ATGAAGAAATGTAAAAAATGTGGGACAGAATTGCGCGATGGCGCAGAATTTTGTTCTGAATGTGGCGCAAAAGTAAAGGCCAAAAAATGGGTTCCTTGGACGATTGGTGGTGTCGTTGTTGTTTTATTAGGAGGAGGAATTTGGTTTTTTGCTCAAAATGATGACGCAAAAGACATAACCGAGGGAGAACCAAAACAAGAAACAGTAGCGTCAAAAGAAGAGGAATCTTTAGAGAAAAAATTGGTAGAAAATCCAACGTTTCTAGCTGCGGCTGTTTCTTGGTATGGAAGTACTACTCAAAACAATGAAGGATGGGATAATTGGAAATTAAAAACAACCGCTGTAGAACAGTGGAAAATGGATCCTAGATGTCAAAATACAGAAAAAGGCGATGGATATTATTATGCTTTTAAAGCAAAAGAGGAAAGAAATAATTTTTCTGGTTATGTGATTTCTAAAGATAAACATACGATTTATCTTTATAGTCGCTATTCTGTCGCTGAAGGAGTACCAGAAAAACCATTCGCAACGATTACCATTGCAGATTTAGCTAAAAAAATCGAAGAAGAGGGAAAAACTTCAGAAATTGAAAAGCAAGCCAAGGAAATCAAAGTGTCAGGTGAAGACAAAGAAGAGAAAAAAGAAGAAAAAGACCCTGTTTTAGAACTTGGGAATAAACAAGTGGAATTGCATGATTATATGGAAAAATGGCAAAAAGCAATGGGGCAAGAATATACTGAAGCTCCCGTAGACCCAGATGAAGATGGCATCATCGAAATGAAAGATGTAACGATTACAAATCATTTAGATGGAAAAGAGGATGCATTACTTTCTATTGAAGGAAAATTTGTAGATGTATCTATTGTTAAGCCAAGTAAGCAAGGCTATCAAGTGGTTGCGGCTTACTCTGGGGTAAGTGAAAATGCGAAAAAATATCGTTATCTTTTTGTTTTACATGATAATAAACCAGAAGTATTAGTAGCGACTCTACCTGCAGCGATTGGGGAAACCAAAAAAGGGCCAGCGATTAATTTTGTGCCCACTAAAAATGAAGCTTTGCCTTCTGCTTTTGCGGAAATTGTAAAAACAGGAAAAGCACCTGAGGCACCAAAGAAAGCGAAAAATGTCGTTAATTCTTTAGAAGATGCCAAGGAAATTTATAAAAAAGCTTTAAATAGGGATTGTGAGGAAGGAACAGAGCCATATCCAGATGCACCAGGAATGGGAAAAAATGGAGAGCCTATACCTGGAGAAATGAGCTCTAAATGGAAAGAAAATTCTGATGGAACATATACTTATTTTTATTCTGTAAATAATGGTGGAGCGATTCGTGGTCATACTACCATCTATCCAGATGGTTCCGTAGAAAGATTTACTGCACATAACGGACAATTTATTGGTGGAAAATGTACTTACCAAGATGTAGAAGACGGAACGGCTGAAAAGAAATTGATGGGTTTAGGTGATGAAGAATTAGCAAATGCAGGAATTAATGGCTAG
- a CDS encoding DUF2922 domain-containing protein: protein MEVKDRDLVLTFVTSENKMQHFRPRYFKEGLKKAEVDRAMQEMAAVKGTFQKGKEVLFLQPKDAKYQMVTEEEITE from the coding sequence ATGGAAGTCAAAGATCGTGATTTAGTATTAACTTTTGTTACTAGTGAAAATAAAATGCAACATTTCCGTCCTCGTTACTTTAAAGAAGGATTGAAAAAAGCAGAAGTCGACCGCGCGATGCAAGAAATGGCGGCAGTGAAAGGAACTTTCCAAAAAGGAAAAGAAGTACTCTTCTTACAACCAAAAGATGCCAAATATCAAATGGTAACAGAAGAAGAAATTACAGAATAA
- a CDS encoding Cna B-type domain-containing protein — protein MKKKILCCFLSILLVVINVLPLSTPFVFAQTRTNLNASGIIDSITIEPHDVQDGSNVKVEVSFSEKSSQQIKPGDTLTLQLPNDSSGALEAYNHSYDLRTSDGKTIGRVVISNGQVQVTFTDEVEKLDHVHGNFEFTCTANNKTGKDGTEGRPVTITSDFGISGITPPSVTIQPSETVGPGGGKYPFYYKTGTIEKDANHEVTYWLNANLNKDYLSSDIVIEDQIGSGQEMLWDKCEIYLDSTMNSDSAHNCTLTPQEFVEKGYGKIELIDGDKNHFKITINQDKIRYTTVTVRYRTKITDLSQKEFENQSKATYKKFYDNQPTTDNSNISIDNVYLGGSGGGDTPTSKTELNVKKQWIDANDQDGIRPEFIEVQLYANGKPKGEKVVLNDSNHWFYTWKDLPTKENGQKIEYTVKEVSNVPGYTTKVERVNRSFLITNTHEPEKTEVRGLKVWQDNHNQDNVRPSSIIVRLYADGVEVDQKVVTGVSDEWKYEFTNLPKYKDGKKIQYIVREDKIPNYVSTNKESIIVNTHKLNKTSIDVLKAWDDKDDQDGKRPTSIQVQLYANDTIKVGHPVTLNENNHWSYSWDGLDENKDGKKIRYSVKEISKIPGYETSITDEGNGTFVITNRHEVEYTSIKGKKIWRDGQDQDKQRPAKLMIHLYANGKEVSTQVITGTGDTWNYEFTHLPKYENGKEIQYTVTEDRIPNYTGQIEGTTITNTHSPNETHISVLKRWEDEGNQDGKRPSSIQVQLYANGKEKGTPITLDEKNKWSYTWDHLPQNEAGKEIHYEVKEISNVPGYTSSQTIRPDGTIVLTNTYAPEQTEIKGKKIWQDHNNEDQKRPKAILVFLYADGVQVDKQLVHGEGNEWQFSFKNLPKYKEGKEIHYSIKEEKVPEYTTKIEGTTITNTYQPETTQISVKKEWKDDNNAENKRPSSIQVQLYANGKPQGEAIELNEKNHWSYQWTGLKENETGKKIIYTVKEKSIPKDYTSTVTKEGLTSFIIVNTFVPPVTPPVTPPEKPETTEIRGEKVWEDHHNQDGVRPESIEIHLYANGKEVAKKEVTGTGDRWSYEFTNLPKFEEGKEIQYTVTEDKIPNYTGKIEGTTITNTHAPNETHLTVMKRWEDNNNEDKKRPEAIKVQLYADGKEKGEPVFLNEENQWSYTWSHLPEKVDGKKVNYEVKEVTKVLGYETSQKVGEDGTVVIINTYTKPPKPPVPPVTPPVESSDTESTKEDATESSVPVESTETTTPIESTETTKPVESTESTETTSSTHSTESSTTEESESSTSSSSESTREGEIFPPKTSSSAKPTKEERKEKGKLPQTGTRSSLEFILVGWALVSSAVILFFLYKKYRS, from the coding sequence ATGAAAAAGAAAATTTTGTGTTGTTTTTTGTCTATATTGTTAGTAGTTATTAATGTTTTACCTCTTAGTACCCCCTTTGTCTTTGCACAAACAAGGACTAATCTAAATGCTTCAGGGATTATTGATTCCATCACCATCGAACCCCATGATGTACAAGATGGAAGTAATGTCAAAGTTGAGGTTTCTTTCTCTGAGAAATCTTCGCAACAAATCAAACCTGGGGACACCCTTACTTTACAATTACCCAATGATAGTAGTGGTGCACTAGAGGCGTATAACCATAGTTATGATTTAAGAACGTCTGATGGTAAAACCATTGGCCGAGTAGTAATTTCTAATGGTCAGGTGCAAGTGACTTTCACTGATGAAGTTGAAAAACTAGACCATGTACATGGAAATTTTGAATTTACTTGTACTGCAAATAATAAAACAGGAAAAGATGGAACCGAAGGACGTCCAGTAACGATTACTAGTGATTTTGGTATTTCTGGAATTACTCCACCATCAGTTACGATCCAACCTTCAGAGACGGTTGGACCTGGAGGAGGTAAATATCCGTTTTATTATAAGACAGGGACCATTGAAAAAGATGCTAATCATGAGGTAACTTATTGGCTAAATGCGAATTTAAATAAAGACTATCTTTCTTCTGATATTGTGATTGAAGACCAAATTGGTTCAGGTCAAGAGATGCTATGGGATAAATGTGAAATTTATCTAGATAGTACGATGAATTCAGATAGTGCTCATAACTGCACACTAACCCCTCAAGAATTCGTCGAAAAAGGATATGGGAAAATCGAGTTAATCGATGGAGATAAAAATCATTTCAAAATCACTATTAATCAAGATAAAATTCGCTATACGACCGTAACAGTACGTTATCGTACAAAGATTACTGATTTATCACAAAAAGAATTTGAGAACCAATCAAAAGCTACTTACAAGAAGTTTTATGATAATCAACCAACTACAGACAATAGTAATATTTCCATCGACAATGTTTATCTTGGCGGTAGTGGTGGTGGAGATACTCCGACCAGTAAAACTGAACTGAATGTTAAAAAACAATGGATCGATGCCAATGACCAAGATGGAATTCGTCCAGAGTTCATCGAGGTACAATTATATGCCAATGGAAAACCAAAAGGAGAAAAAGTAGTTTTAAATGACAGTAATCATTGGTTTTACACTTGGAAAGATTTACCAACAAAAGAAAATGGACAAAAAATTGAATATACCGTTAAAGAAGTAAGTAATGTTCCAGGATACACCACAAAAGTGGAACGTGTAAATCGTTCTTTTTTAATTACCAATACGCATGAACCAGAAAAAACAGAAGTTCGGGGCTTAAAAGTATGGCAAGATAATCATAATCAAGATAATGTCCGCCCCTCTTCTATTATCGTTCGTCTATATGCGGATGGTGTCGAAGTAGATCAAAAAGTCGTGACGGGTGTGAGCGATGAATGGAAGTATGAATTTACAAATTTACCAAAATATAAAGACGGTAAAAAAATTCAATACATTGTCCGAGAAGATAAAATTCCTAATTATGTAAGTACAAATAAAGAAAGTATCATTGTGAATACACACAAACTGAATAAAACGAGCATTGATGTGTTAAAAGCTTGGGATGATAAAGACGATCAAGATGGCAAACGTCCAACTTCGATTCAAGTTCAATTGTACGCGAATGATACGATTAAGGTTGGTCATCCTGTAACTCTAAATGAAAATAATCATTGGAGTTACAGTTGGGACGGATTAGATGAAAATAAAGATGGCAAAAAAATTCGTTACAGTGTCAAAGAAATTTCTAAGATTCCAGGATATGAGACTTCTATTACAGATGAAGGGAATGGTACCTTTGTCATTACTAACCGTCATGAAGTAGAATATACCTCCATCAAAGGTAAGAAAATTTGGCGCGATGGACAAGACCAAGATAAACAACGTCCAGCGAAATTAATGATTCACTTGTATGCCAACGGAAAAGAAGTTTCTACTCAAGTGATTACAGGAACAGGAGATACATGGAACTATGAATTTACCCATCTGCCAAAATATGAAAATGGGAAAGAAATTCAATATACCGTTACAGAAGACCGAATTCCTAATTACACAGGTCAAATTGAAGGAACTACGATTACCAATACACATAGTCCTAATGAAACACATATCAGTGTATTAAAACGTTGGGAAGATGAAGGAAATCAAGATGGAAAACGTCCTTCCTCGATTCAGGTTCAACTTTATGCGAATGGAAAAGAGAAAGGTACTCCTATCACTTTAGATGAAAAAAATAAATGGAGCTACACGTGGGATCATTTACCTCAAAATGAAGCAGGAAAAGAAATTCATTACGAAGTCAAAGAAATTTCTAACGTTCCAGGCTATACTTCTAGCCAAACCATTCGTCCGGATGGCACGATTGTTTTGACTAATACTTATGCGCCAGAACAAACTGAGATTAAAGGAAAGAAAATTTGGCAAGACCATAATAATGAAGACCAAAAACGTCCCAAGGCGATTTTAGTTTTCTTATATGCCGACGGTGTTCAAGTAGATAAACAATTAGTACATGGAGAAGGAAATGAATGGCAATTTTCTTTCAAAAATCTGCCAAAATATAAAGAGGGCAAAGAAATTCATTATTCCATCAAAGAAGAGAAAGTTCCAGAATATACAACAAAAATTGAAGGAACCACCATTACAAATACGTATCAACCAGAGACAACTCAGATCTCGGTGAAAAAAGAATGGAAAGATGATAATAATGCGGAAAATAAACGTCCTTCCTCAATTCAAGTACAATTGTATGCTAATGGAAAACCACAAGGAGAAGCGATTGAACTCAATGAAAAAAATCACTGGTCTTATCAATGGACAGGATTGAAAGAAAATGAGACAGGCAAAAAAATCATTTATACGGTCAAGGAAAAATCGATACCAAAAGATTATACAAGTACAGTGACCAAAGAAGGACTGACTTCATTTATTATTGTGAATACTTTTGTCCCGCCAGTGACTCCACCAGTCACACCACCAGAAAAACCAGAAACAACAGAAATTCGAGGGGAAAAAGTGTGGGAAGACCATCATAATCAAGATGGAGTAAGACCAGAATCGATTGAGATTCATCTTTATGCCAACGGAAAAGAAGTGGCGAAAAAAGAAGTGACAGGTACAGGTGATCGTTGGTCTTATGAATTTACGAATTTACCAAAATTTGAAGAGGGAAAAGAAATTCAATATACAGTGACCGAAGATAAAATTCCAAATTATACAGGAAAAATTGAAGGCACGACCATCACCAATACCCATGCGCCAAATGAGACGCATCTAACCGTGATGAAGCGTTGGGAAGATAACAACAATGAAGATAAAAAGCGTCCAGAAGCCATTAAAGTTCAATTGTATGCGGATGGAAAAGAAAAAGGAGAACCTGTTTTCTTAAATGAAGAGAACCAATGGAGTTATACTTGGAGTCATTTGCCAGAAAAGGTAGATGGGAAAAAAGTAAACTATGAAGTAAAAGAAGTAACAAAAGTACTAGGTTATGAAACGAGTCAAAAAGTAGGAGAAGATGGCACAGTGGTCATTATAAATACATATACAAAACCACCAAAACCACCCGTTCCACCGGTGACTCCGCCAGTAGAAAGTTCTGATACGGAGTCGACAAAAGAAGATGCGACAGAATCTTCTGTTCCTGTAGAGAGCACAGAAACAACGACTCCAATCGAATCAACAGAAACAACAAAACCAGTGGAATCTACAGAAAGTACAGAAACAACTTCTTCCACTCATAGTACCGAATCAAGTACAACAGAAGAAAGTGAATCTTCTACTTCTTCATCATCAGAAAGTACAAGAGAAGGAGAAATCTTTCCACCAAAAACAAGTTCTTCAGCCAAACCAACAAAAGAAGAACGCAAAGAAAAGGGAAAATTACCTCAAACAGGAACTCGTTCTTCTTTAGAATTTATTCTAGTGGGATGGGCTTTGGTTTCAAGTGCGGTCATTTTATTCTTTTTATATAAAAAATATCGTTCTTAG
- the gltX gene encoding glutamate--tRNA ligase: MSDKVRVRYAPSPTGHLHIGNARTALFNYLFARHNDGEMVIRIEDTDTKRNIENGEQSQLENLEWLGVDWDESPANPGKFGPYRQSERKDIYMRYINELLEKGLAYKCYCTEEELEQEREAQRERGEMPHYAGTCAHLTKEQEAAYEAEGKEYVIRFRVPEGRTYAWDDMVKGNISIDSKSVGGDFVILKRDGMPTYNFAVVIDDHLMEITHVLRGDDHIANTPKQMMIYEALGWDVPQFGHMTLIINSETGKKLSKRDETILQFIEQYRDLGYLPEAMFNFIALLGWSPEGEDEIFSKEQLISLFDEHRLSKSPAAFDAKKLEWINNHYMKELTLDEATALCLPFLQKEGLVEEHPSEEKMAWVKELVALYQPQMSYGAEIVPLSELFFADYPTLGDVEKEVLKEETAPVVIEAFMNKVEAMPAEDLDAPAVKAMLKEVQKETKVKGRGLFMPIRVATTGVMHGPDLPGTISLLGKEKTLSHLKEVLGK; this comes from the coding sequence ATGAGTGATAAAGTTCGTGTGCGTTATGCACCAAGTCCAACAGGGCATTTACATATTGGGAATGCTCGTACAGCCTTATTTAACTATTTATTTGCGCGTCACAATGATGGCGAAATGGTAATCCGTATTGAAGATACAGATACAAAACGCAATATTGAAAATGGGGAACAAAGCCAATTAGAAAACTTAGAATGGTTAGGGGTAGATTGGGATGAAAGCCCAGCAAACCCTGGAAAATTTGGTCCTTATCGTCAATCAGAACGTAAAGATATTTACATGCGTTACATCAATGAATTATTAGAAAAAGGATTGGCGTATAAATGCTACTGCACTGAGGAAGAATTAGAACAAGAACGTGAAGCACAACGTGAACGTGGAGAAATGCCTCATTATGCAGGAACTTGTGCTCATTTAACAAAAGAACAAGAAGCTGCTTATGAAGCAGAAGGAAAAGAATATGTTATTCGTTTCCGTGTACCAGAAGGAAGAACGTACGCTTGGGACGATATGGTAAAAGGAAATATTTCTATCGATAGTAAGAGTGTAGGAGGAGATTTTGTCATCTTAAAACGTGACGGCATGCCTACTTACAACTTTGCGGTAGTTATCGATGATCACTTAATGGAAATTACTCATGTTTTACGTGGGGATGACCATATCGCCAACACACCAAAACAAATGATGATTTATGAAGCATTAGGATGGGACGTTCCTCAATTTGGTCATATGACATTAATCATCAACAGCGAAACAGGGAAAAAATTATCTAAACGTGATGAAACCATTTTACAATTCATCGAACAATATCGTGATTTAGGATACTTACCAGAAGCAATGTTCAACTTTATTGCTTTATTAGGTTGGTCTCCAGAAGGGGAAGACGAAATCTTCTCTAAAGAACAATTAATTTCTTTATTCGATGAACATCGTTTAAGTAAATCTCCAGCTGCGTTTGATGCTAAAAAATTAGAGTGGATTAACAACCACTACATGAAAGAATTAACCTTAGATGAAGCAACTGCTCTTTGCCTACCATTCTTACAAAAAGAAGGATTAGTGGAAGAACATCCATCAGAAGAAAAAATGGCTTGGGTTAAAGAATTAGTAGCGTTATATCAACCACAAATGTCTTATGGCGCAGAAATCGTTCCTTTATCTGAATTATTCTTTGCGGACTATCCAACATTAGGCGATGTAGAAAAAGAAGTCTTAAAAGAAGAAACAGCTCCAGTAGTCATTGAAGCTTTCATGAATAAAGTAGAAGCAATGCCAGCAGAAGACTTAGATGCTCCTGCAGTCAAAGCAATGCTAAAAGAAGTACAAAAAGAAACGAAAGTAAAAGGACGCGGTTTATTTATGCCAATCCGTGTCGCAACCACAGGTGTGATGCATGGACCAGATTTACCTGGAACCATCTCTTTATTAGGAAAAGAAAAAACATTAAGTCACTTGAAAGAAGTATTAGGTAAGTAA
- the cysS gene encoding cysteine--tRNA ligase yields MKLYNTESRQKEEFIPLEEGKVKMYVCGPTVYNYIHIGNARSAVAFDVIRRYLMYRGYEVEYISNFTDVDDKIIRRANELNISPVEVANRYIEAYKEDTAALNVLPATQNPRVMDYMDQIIAYISDLIEKGYAYESDGDVYFSTRSFADYGKLSHQSIDELEVGASQRTGEEQSKKKDPLDFALWKQAKPGEIKWESPFGEGRPGWHIECSVMANSILGETIDIHGGGQDLEFPHHENEIAQSECHNHATFAHYWLHNGYVTVGDGEKMSKSLGNFTTVRDLLEKMPGNDLRFFMATTHYRRPLQFSAETLEEAKNNMERLQNAVETCRFYEKNAAEQQEKDPIHLTMMEGLRAAFINAMDDDFNVANGMTAIYELVKWVNQYVKEEPTSKVVLGDALALFAEWYDVLGLTWKEEDLLDEEIEALIEKRNEARKNKDFATSDAIRDELKEKGILLDDTRQGTKWRRV; encoded by the coding sequence ATGAAACTTTATAATACAGAATCCCGACAAAAAGAAGAATTTATTCCTTTAGAAGAAGGAAAAGTAAAAATGTATGTCTGCGGTCCAACCGTTTATAACTACATTCATATTGGAAATGCTCGTAGTGCAGTAGCTTTTGATGTGATTCGTCGTTACTTGATGTATCGTGGCTATGAAGTAGAATATATTTCTAACTTCACAGATGTTGATGATAAAATCATCCGTCGTGCCAATGAGTTAAATATTTCTCCTGTAGAAGTAGCGAACCGTTATATTGAAGCTTACAAAGAAGATACGGCAGCGTTAAATGTTTTACCTGCAACTCAAAATCCACGTGTAATGGATTATATGGATCAAATCATTGCTTATATTTCTGATTTAATCGAAAAAGGCTATGCCTATGAAAGTGATGGCGATGTGTACTTTTCTACTCGTTCTTTTGCGGACTATGGAAAATTAAGTCATCAATCAATTGACGAATTAGAAGTAGGTGCTAGCCAACGCACAGGAGAAGAACAAAGTAAGAAAAAAGATCCTTTAGATTTTGCGTTATGGAAACAAGCCAAACCAGGCGAAATCAAATGGGAATCTCCATTTGGGGAAGGTCGTCCAGGATGGCATATTGAATGTTCCGTAATGGCAAACTCTATTTTAGGAGAAACGATTGATATTCACGGTGGTGGACAAGACTTAGAGTTCCCACACCATGAAAATGAAATTGCGCAAAGTGAATGTCATAATCACGCTACTTTTGCTCATTATTGGTTACATAATGGATATGTTACCGTTGGCGATGGGGAAAAGATGAGTAAGTCTTTAGGAAACTTCACTACCGTGCGTGATTTGTTAGAAAAAATGCCAGGGAATGACTTACGTTTCTTTATGGCAACGACGCATTACCGTCGCCCATTACAATTTAGTGCTGAAACATTAGAAGAAGCCAAAAATAATATGGAGCGCTTACAAAATGCGGTGGAAACTTGCCGTTTTTATGAAAAAAATGCGGCAGAACAACAAGAAAAAGATCCGATTCATTTAACGATGATGGAAGGATTACGTGCTGCTTTCATCAATGCGATGGATGATGACTTTAACGTAGCCAACGGAATGACAGCCATTTACGAATTAGTGAAATGGGTCAACCAATATGTCAAAGAAGAACCAACAAGTAAAGTCGTGTTAGGAGACGCCTTAGCTTTATTTGCGGAATGGTATGACGTATTAGGTTTGACTTGGAAAGAAGAAGATTTATTAGATGAAGAAATCGAAGCGTTAATTGAAAAACGCAACGAAGCACGTAAAAATAAAGATTTTGCGACGAGTGATGCCATTCGTGATGAATTAAAAGAAAAAGGAATTCTATTAGACGATACTCGTCAAGGAACGAAATGGAGACGTGTGTAA
- a CDS encoding Mini-ribonuclease 3, which produces MAVDYKQLNGLALAYVGDAVYEQYIRDYLVSQGKTRPNQLHHAATRFVSAKGQARLMKQLLEENWLTEEEELIYRRGRNAKSHTAAKNADITTYRIATGFEALVGYLHLTGQKEREQELCQWCIDKGEKHGK; this is translated from the coding sequence ATGGCAGTAGATTATAAACAATTAAATGGCCTTGCCTTAGCATATGTGGGAGATGCGGTATATGAGCAATATATTCGTGATTATTTAGTCTCTCAAGGAAAAACAAGACCGAATCAATTGCATCATGCAGCAACTCGTTTTGTTTCTGCCAAAGGACAAGCGCGTTTAATGAAACAATTATTAGAAGAAAACTGGTTAACGGAAGAAGAAGAATTAATTTATCGTCGTGGACGCAATGCTAAAAGTCATACGGCAGCGAAAAATGCCGATATTACAACCTATCGTATTGCGACAGGATTTGAAGCGTTAGTAGGCTATCTTCACTTAACCGGTCAAAAAGAACGAGAACAAGAATTATGTCAATGGTGTATTGATAAAGGGGAAAAACATGGAAAATAA
- the rlmB gene encoding 23S rRNA (guanosine(2251)-2'-O)-methyltransferase RlmB — MIKGKNMENKEENIVFGRHAVFEALQQGKGDKLFVQQELKGEKIQQILAKAKEKKVPVVKQPKANLEKMAEKGNHQGVVLRTTPFAYADFVSTVKAICEQKEDPFFLILDRIEDPHNLGSILRTCDATGVDGVIIPKHRACGITPIVAKTSTGAIEHVPVMRVTNLTQAVKKLKDEGFWIFGTDMQGSDYRSWNVSGKVALIIGNEGKGMQATLKKEVDELLTIPMVGHVQSLNASVASGLLLYEMYRFRHPLGK; from the coding sequence TTGATAAAGGGGAAAAACATGGAAAATAAAGAAGAAAATATCGTTTTTGGTCGCCATGCGGTATTCGAAGCGCTTCAACAAGGAAAAGGAGATAAACTCTTTGTCCAACAAGAATTAAAAGGAGAAAAAATCCAACAAATTTTAGCAAAAGCCAAAGAAAAGAAAGTTCCAGTGGTCAAACAACCAAAAGCGAACTTAGAAAAAATGGCGGAAAAAGGCAATCACCAAGGAGTTGTCTTACGAACGACTCCTTTTGCCTACGCTGATTTTGTAAGCACAGTAAAAGCGATTTGTGAACAAAAAGAAGATCCCTTCTTTTTAATTTTAGATCGTATTGAAGATCCTCATAATCTCGGTTCGATTTTACGAACTTGTGATGCGACAGGAGTCGATGGAGTGATTATTCCTAAACATCGTGCTTGTGGAATTACACCAATTGTCGCTAAAACTTCTACAGGGGCAATTGAACATGTTCCTGTCATGCGAGTAACCAACTTAACGCAAGCGGTGAAAAAATTAAAAGACGAAGGATTTTGGATCTTTGGAACAGACATGCAAGGGTCTGATTACCGTAGCTGGAATGTTTCTGGCAAAGTGGCGTTAATTATTGGGAATGAAGGAAAAGGGATGCAAGCGACATTGAAAAAAGAAGTCGATGAACTATTAACCATTCCAATGGTTGGACATGTGCAAAGTTTAAATGCAAGTGTGGCTTCTGGTTTATTGCTTTATGAAATGTATCGTTTCCGTCATCCTTTAGGCAAATGA
- a CDS encoding NYN domain-containing protein, with amino-acid sequence MKHQVLIVDGYNMIGAWPNLIPFKKKDELEEAREALLKDLSEYAKFKGIEVIVVFDAQFVPGITQTYEQYKLQVVFTAKDETADTYIEALAKERMNVLTQVTVATSDLAEQWQIFSVGALRKSARELYKDVHREKKAIEKEAYQTQFQNYKRNVPWDETQLDSLQQLMENLQGKD; translated from the coding sequence ATGAAGCACCAAGTATTGATTGTCGATGGCTATAACATGATTGGAGCTTGGCCCAATTTGATTCCTTTCAAGAAAAAAGATGAATTAGAAGAGGCAAGAGAAGCGCTCCTCAAAGATTTATCAGAATATGCGAAGTTTAAAGGAATAGAAGTCATCGTTGTTTTTGATGCTCAGTTTGTCCCAGGAATTACACAAACTTATGAGCAGTATAAGCTACAAGTTGTTTTTACGGCCAAAGATGAAACGGCAGATACGTATATTGAAGCACTGGCAAAAGAACGAATGAATGTCTTAACTCAAGTCACTGTAGCAACGAGTGATTTGGCAGAACAGTGGCAAATTTTTTCCGTCGGAGCCTTACGAAAATCTGCTCGAGAACTTTATAAAGACGTTCATCGAGAAAAAAAGGCGATTGAAAAAGAAGCGTATCAAACACAGTTTCAAAATTATAAACGCAATGTCCCTTGGGATGAAACACAACTGGATTCTTTACAACAATTAATGGAGAATTTACAAGGGAAAGACTGA